The Xiphophorus maculatus strain JP 163 A chromosome 23, X_maculatus-5.0-male, whole genome shotgun sequence genome contains a region encoding:
- the ncbp1 gene encoding nuclear cap-binding protein subunit 1: MSRRRHSDENDGGQAHKRRRTSEPIEIEDRLESLICRVGEKSTSSLESNLEGLAGVLEADLPNYKNKILRILCAVARLLPEKLTVYTTLVGLLNARNYNFGGEFVEAMIRQLKETLKNNLYNEAVYLVRFLSDLVNCHVIAAPSMVVMFENFVSVTQEEDVPQVRSDWFVYVVLSCLPWVGKELYEKKDVEMDRLLSQIEGYLKRRVKTHVPMLQVWTAEKPHPQEEYLDCLWAQIQKLKKDRWQERHILRPYIAFDSVLCEALQHNLPPFTPPGHMPDALYPIPRVIFRVFDYTDAPEGPVMPGSHSVERFVIEENLHCIIKTHWKERKTCAAQLLSYPGKNKIPLNYHIVEVIFGELFQLPLPPHIDVMYTTLLIELCKLQPGSLPQVLAQATEMLYMRLDTMNTACIDRFINWFSHHLSNFQFRWSWDDWADCLTMDLEKPKPKFVKEVLEKSMRLSYHQRIVDIVPPTFSALIPAEPIFSFKYGDESGTSLPGYPVSITVSNAIKNRASNEEILAILKEVPNPNQEDDDDEGESFNPLKIDVFLQTLLHLAAKSFSHSFSALGKFHEILKNLTESDDGKLHILKVIYEVWRNHPQMIAVLVDKMIRTQIVDCAAVANWLFSQDMAHEFTRLFTWEILHSTIRKMNKHVQKIQKELEEAKDKLEKQQHKRRDSGDDEDMEKNSEEDEEGQLEEQIERLQEKVESAQSEQKNLFLVIFQRFIMLLTEHLVRCETGSVDISTPWYKNCIERLQQVFLMHHGTIQQYMGTLENLLFTAELDHHILAVYQQFCALQL, translated from the exons ATGTCCAGGAGGCGACATAGCGATGAGAACGACG GAGGTCAAGCTCATAAGAGGAGAAGAACATCTGAGCCCATTGAAATTGAAGATCGCCTGGAGTCTTTGATATGTCGCGTAGGAGAAAAA agcACTTCTTCCCTCGAGAGCAACCTTGAGGGCCTCGCAGGTGTCTTGGAGGCTGACCTTCccaactacaaaaacaaaatcctgcgTATTTTATGTGCTGT CGCTCGCCTGCTGCCAGAGAAGCTCACCGTCTACACGACTTTAGTCGGTCTCCTCAATGCCAGAAACTACAACTTTGGTGGCGAGTTTGTGGAGGCGATGATCAGGCAGCTGAAGgagactttaaaaaacaacctGTATAATGAAGCAGTTTACCTG GTACGCTTTCTGTCAGATTTGGTTAACTGCCATGTCATCGCCGCTCCATCTATGGTGGTAATGTTTGAAAATTTTGTCAGTGTTACTCAAGAAgaagatgtgccacag GTTCGATCAGACTGGTTTGTGTATGTCGTTCTGTCCTGTCTTCCCTGGGTTGGGAAGGAACTTTATGAGAAGAAGGATGTTGAAATGGACCGACTCCTCAGTCAGATTGAAGGCTACCTCAA GAGGAGAGTGAAGACTCATGTTCCCATGCTGCAGGTGTGGACAGCAGAGAAACCCCATCCACAAGAAGAG TATCTGGACTGTCTGTGGGCCCAGATCCAGAAGCTGAAGAAAGACCGCTGGCAGGAGCGCCACATCCTTCGTCCATACATCGCTTTCGACAGCGTTCTCTGTGAGGCGCTGCAGCACAACCTGCCCCCGTTCACCCCGCCGGGACACATGCCTGATGCCCTGTACCCCATCCCCCGGGTCATTTTCCGCGTTTTCGACTACACCGACGCCCCAGAG gGTCCCGTTATGCCGGGCAGCCATTCTGTGGAGCGGTTTGTGATTGAAGAAAACCTGCACTGTATCATCAAAACCCACtggaaagagaggaaaacatg TGCTGCCCAGTTGCTCAGTTACCCTGGAAAAAACAAGATCCCACTGAACTACCACATCGTGGAG gtGATCTTTGGAGAACTTTTCCAGCTGCCGTTACCGCCCCACATCGACGTCATGTACACTACGCTCCTCATCGAGCTCTGCAAGCTGCAGCCAGGGTCACTCCCTCAAGTT CTGGCCCAGGCCACAGAGATGCTTTACATGAGGCTGGACACAATGAACACCGCCTGCATAGACAG ATTCATCAACTGGTTTTCCCATCATTTGAGCAACTTCCAGTTTCGATGGAGTTGGGATGACTG GGCGGACTGTTTGACAATGGATTTAGAGAAACCAAAGCCCAAGTTTGTCAAAGAGGTTCTGGAGAAATCGATGAG ACTTTCATACCATCAGAGAATTGTGGACATCGTCCCTCCAACTTTCTCCGCCCTCATCCCTGCTGAGCCcatcttttctttcaaatacgGAGACGAGAGTGGCA CCTCGTTGCCAGGTTACCCAGTTTCCATTACAGTTTCCAACGCCATAAAGAACCGAGCGTCCAACGAGGAAATCCTCGCCATCCTGAAAGAAGTCCCCAACCCAAAccaggaggatgatgatg ATGAGGGTGAAAGCTTCAACCCACTGAAGATTGATGTGTTTCTTCAGACTCTTCTCCATCTGGCAGCGAAGTCCTTCAGCCATTCCTTCAGCGCGCTTGGCAA ATTCCACGAGATCCTTAAAAACCTGACGGAAAGCGACGATGGGAAACTGCACATCCTGAAAGTGATTTATGAGGTGTGGAGGAACCACCCTCAG ATGATCGCCGTGTTGGTGGATAAAATGATTCGGACGCAGATCGTGGATTGTGCCGCTGTCGCTAACTGGCTCTTCTCTCAGGACATGGCTCACGAGTTCACAAG ACTTTTCACCTGGGAGATTCTACACTCAACCATCCGAAAGATGAATAAACATGTGCAGAAGATCcagaaggagctggaggaaGCTAAAGATAAGCTGGAGAAACAGCAGCACAAGAGG AGGGACAGCGGGGACGACGAGGACATGGAGAAGAACAgtgaggaggacgaggagggtCAGCTGGAGGAGCAGATTGAGAGGTTGCAGGAAAAGGTGGAGTCGGCTCAGAGCGAGCAGAAAAACCTCTTCCTCGTCATCTTCCAG